A genomic region of Cryptococcus neoformans var. grubii H99 chromosome 13, complete sequence contains the following coding sequences:
- a CDS encoding glycylpeptide N-tetradecanoyltransferase encodes MSSLPNQSLPAEPQPGVEEVLDKFQKLGEEAAEEDAGEDDADAAEDGVDGEDGDEQAEDGEGGEGSGDKKKKKKKKKKGKASKAVEKLKTIAAGQAPQEVIDAVRGQMDSSDNKAATDEEIRRALKAADLMKILDGKMALGNKSGTKNLGEHKFWKTQPVPQITGSGASAPMEEGPIDDPKTPADVKQEPGVLPAGFEWSTIDINDEEQSKEVYVLLCENYVEDDDAMFRFNYSREFLLWALTAPGYLPDWHIGVRVQKTKKLVAFISGIKIDIRVRAKTFPAAEINFLCVHKKLRSKRLAPVLIKEVTRRVNLTNIWQAIYTAGVILPTPIGTCRYFHRNLNPPKLVDIGFSPLPRGSTIARLVQQYSVPSHPRIPGFREMKKEDVPQVGALLRRYLDRFDVAQAFKDDDEVEHWFLSGQGKEVGGRRVEQVVWAYVVEDPTTHRITDLISFYALPSTIMKHPKHNLLNAAYMFYYATDVIFPPPSSSAHSDADVNAGESSVAAVGTGGEDAKTKKKLETRLNALTADLLIIAKQAGFDVFNALTLLDNNMFLQEQKFGPGDGYLNYYLYNWNCAPIDGGQHSTTAKQGSKIGVVML; translated from the exons ATGTCCTCTCTACCCAACCAATCCCTCCCTGCAGAACCGCAGCCTGGTGTAGAGGAAGTCCTGGACAAATTCCAGAAACTCGGCGAAGAAGCcgcagaggaagatgccGGTGAAGACGATGCTGATGCCGCTGAGGATGGTgttgatggggaagatggcgatgaacaagctgaagatggagagggaggggaaggCTCTGGagacaaaaagaagaaaaagaagaagaagaagaagggaaaggctAGCAAAGCTGTCGAAAAGCTCAA GACTATCGCCGCAGGTCAAGCGCCTCAGGAGGTCATCGACGCTGTGAGAGGGCAGATGGATTCCTCTGATAACAAGGCCGCTACCGACG AGGAGATTCGACGTGCTTTGAAAGCGGCAGATTTGATGAAGATCCTTGATGGGAAAATGGCTTTGGGCAACAAGTCTGGGACCAAGAACCTTGGCGAGCACAAG TTCTGGAAGACGCAGCCTGTTCCTCAGATCACTGGCTCCGGCGCCTCTGCTCCTATGGAAGAAGGCCCTATCGACGACCCCAAAACCCCCGCAGACGTCAAGCAAGAACCTGGGGTTTTACCCGCTGGATTCGAATGGAGTACTATCGATATCAATGACGAGGAGCAA AGTAAAGAAGTTTACGTCCTGTTATGTGAGAATTATGtagaggatgacgatgcCATGTTCCGATTCAACTACTCTAGAGAATTCTTACTCTG GGCCCTTACCGCTCCTGGATACTTGCCTGATTGGCACATTGGTGTACGCGTacaaaagacaaagaaACTTGTTGCTTTCATCTCTGGTATCAAGATTGACATTCGCGTTCGTGCCAA GACATTCCCCGCGGCCGAGATCAACTTCCTATGCGTCCACAAAAAGCTCCGATCCAAACGCCTCGCACCTGTATTAATCAAAGAAGTCACCCGGCGAGTCAATTTGACAAATATCTGGCAAGCCATCTACACTGCTGGTGTCATCCTCCCTACTCCCATCGGTACCTGTCG ATACTTCCACCGCAACCTCAACCCCCCCAAACTCGTCGACATTGGCTTCTCCCCTCTTCCCCGTGGAAGCACCATCGCTCGTCTCGTACAGCAATACTCCGTCCCCTCGCATCCCCGTATCCCCGGTTTCCGCGagatgaaaaaggaagacgTGCCCCAAGTTGGAGCTTTGTTGAGGAGATATTTGGATAGGTTCGATGTGGCGCAAGCGTTTaaggatgacgatgaggtTGAGCATTGGTTTTTGAGTGGACAGGGAAAGGAGGTGGGCGGGAGGAGGGTAGAACAGGTCGTTTGGGCCTATGTCGtcgag GACCCGACCACCCACCGCATCACTGATCTCATCTCGTTCTACGCCCTCCCCTCAACCATCATGAAACACCCCAAACACAACTTGCTCAATGCCGCCTACATGTTCTACTACGCTACCGACGTCATCTTCCCCCCGCCATCGTCTTCTGCCCACTCCGATGCCGATGTCAATGCCGGAGAAAGCTCGGTAGCGGCTGTCGGTACGGGAGGGGAGGATGCGAAAACGAAGAAAAAGTTGGAGACGAGGTTGAATGCATTGACCGCGGATTTACTGATCATCGCCAAACAG GCTGGTTTCGATGTCTTCAACGCACTGACGTTACTTGACAACAACATGTTCCTGCAAGAACAAAAG TTCGGACCAGGCGATGGATACCTCAACT ATTACCTATACAACTGGAACTGCGCCCCTATCGATGGCGGACAACATTCCACAACGGCCAAACAAGGATCCAAGATCGGCGTCGTCATGCTCTAA
- a CDS encoding nucleoprotein TPR — MSEGETHQDNPDQPGQSTQLPQQAPPQLVAPQLGETLPSTAPQTDVTQTVPLPDDIRQQIEQEQALADAQKRVRELEEQVGKLSTEKEGVVGERDGAVAVSNQLRTQLSNLQSSHHKTTSELSVLQTRLDSIEREKKELYEEAERLHQRSNKNIQELYALRSAKTDAAQKIAHLDVEVSELRMTTETAKFNEKRSIQALESARAEIISLSKAVSDVEERFGKYRAEAQSDQSRFRAENESLLTRLNTLEQSHRSLQRAYNDQSSRLAEAHASIATLTSTAAANKAAVAVDVLAMEEANRLLERRLDEARSTVLEREAELENMASAHEEREKNWEAKVKKEEKMRKEVEKKMGELKNIADRLDMAEGRGGYVSASAAVVGEMRKDGKSYTQLYTDFTIQESRLQAAEGEVERLTNLLDEISQELNEKKPILDEQAAEHARAIERANALASELASVISARDALQNEVKSLHAASTHHISEVSSLQSSVDDLSRQVKTLLRQIAIKDDPSLASVPMDGDAEVGPTGDIVTDHLVEFRSIRSLQEQNQRLLKITRSLMKKLDEREIARAEGEEEDEVTGRTLDEATEMIKKLHKDVLDAQKRVGDVTRERDLFSKLLAKGEGLRWSISASSGYPGAHGAQHGRGPLDEDTDTSSNQQLATLQAELDVLKEKAHGDLEEARKEIRKKMEEAARADVEKARAEAKVGLLEEQAKALIEASQQQKAEFAGLETQLRQLQGAVAQAYNEQRAALEQVSARQAESDRLRNEAAMLRAEKDQWKSVEARLQSDFAQVRGERVKLQQLIDNLKNVANEAEKSRTEEREGLEKRIEEVQREATTLREQIEQARAATREAEKKSHDFESRLEAATTSLRAEKEAASALAATRAEELAKVQADYEKAKTDSENRLRIGLNWKRRVDTLNEQIGHTAKTHLEAVSEREKKVEEAEKKVKAAEEEVQTLKRKVEETEGTVQRLQTELANTQKTEGQAQGQAQADSTALTELQNEKNQLAEKLAQAEKDLETLKATAAQEDRERDERYENNVARVNRVNAQMKARIDTLIQEKQTTQTSVESLQAKVSELEGKLTELESAAANVNANAAAPADAAVGLATEATAATTAAAATGETKPSQEQIDEAVKAAVAAREAELQSKFAKDLEEATTAAATAAAAAASTFAPQLTTAPVPAPPAPIIDTEATAKKTAELEATFETRVAEAVQAEKTALEEEIRQLKGQVEELKNKIKALERQVKTAEISRKTLERQKTEVEKKLGEATSAAAATAVSAETAGATEEVKQEEGSAQGAAAAKVTATRGRGRGTATRGRGGATGRPNPVLSAVNATLAAATPPATAEPSGTKRPLPEDGEITTSENTQAVAAGSASPAAGSGERGGRLLKRPRGAAATRGGRGGRGGAGGGAGSGGGAGETS, encoded by the exons ATGTCAGAGGGAGAAACACACCAGGATAACCCTGATCAACCAGGGCAGTCCACACAACTCCCACAGCAGGCCCCTCCACAGCTTGTCGCCCCGCAACTGGGCGAAACGCTCCCATCCACAGCACCTCAAACAGACGTTACTCAGACTGTACCTCTTCCGGATGATATCCGACAACAAATTGAGCAAGAACAGGCTCTAGCGGATGCACAGAAAAGAGTCAGAGAGCTGGAGGAGCAAGTCGGGAAGCTGAGtacggagaaggaaggggtggttggggagagagatggagcgG TGGCTGTATCGAACCAGCTCCGCACGCAGCTTTCCAACCTTCAGTCATCCCATCACAAAACCACTTCAGAACTTTCAGTGTTGCAGACCCGTTTAGACTCGatagagagggagaagaaggaattatatgaagaagctgaaagACTGCACCAGCGGTCAAATAAGAATATCC AGGAATTGTACGCTTTGAGATCGGCCAAGACGGATGCTGCCCAAAAGATTGCGCATCTCGATGTTGAGGTCTCCGAGTTGAGAATGACCACTGAAACTGCCAAA TTTAACGAGAAAAGGAGCATTCAAGCTTTGGAAAGCGCTCGTGCTGAAATTATCTCTCTGAGCAAGGCTGTTTCCGACGTTGAAGAGCGGTTCGGCAAGTACCGCGCTGAAGCT CAATCTGATCAAAGTAGATTCCGAGCCGAGAATGAATCTCTCCTCACGCGACTCAACACCCTTGAACAGTCCCATCGCTCTCTTCAGCGTGCATACAACGACCAATCTTCCCGTCTAGCCGAGGCCCACGCCTCCATTGCAACTCTTACTTCAACCGCCGCTGCCAACAAGGCCGCTGTTGCTGTCGATGTGCTTGCgatggaagaagccaacCGTCTTCTCGAACGGCGGTTAGATGAGGCGAGGTCGACTGTGCTTGAGAGAGAAGCGGAGCTGGAAAATATGGCGTCAGCTCacgaagagagagaaaagaattGGGAAGccaaggtgaagaaggaggagaagatgagaaaagaggtagagaagaagatgggggAGTTGAAGAATATTGCGGATAGGCTTGATATGGCGGAGGGTAGAGGAGGTTATGTGAGTGCGTCAGCGGCTGTGGTAggggagatgagaaaggatgggaagagttATACGCAGTTGTATACGGACTTTACGATTCAGGAGAGTAGATTGCAAGCGGCAGAaggggaggtggagaggtTAACGAATTTGCTCGATGAAATTAGCCAGGAGCTCAACGAAAAA AAACCCATCCTCGACGAGCAAGCGGCCGAACACGCTCGTGCCATCGAACGCGCCAATGCCCTCGCTTCCGAACTTGCTTCTGTCATTTCCGCACGGGACGCTCTCCAAAATGAAGTAAAATCTCTTCATGCAGCATCTACCCACCATATCTCTGAAGTTTCTTCCCTCCAGTCTTCGGTTGACGACCTTTCCCGACAAGTCAAAACACTCCTCCGCCAGATTGCCATCAAGGACGACCCATCGCTCGCCTCTGTCCCTATGGACGGTGATGCTGAAGTAGGTCCGACTGGAGATATTGTGACGGACCATCTTGTCGAATTCCGCTCTATTCGCTCGCTGCAAGAGCAGAATCAACGCCTCTTGAAGATTACGAGAAgtctgatgaagaagcttgaTGAGCGGGAGATTGCGAGAgcagaaggggaggaggaggatgaggtgaCGGGCAGGACGTTGGATGAGGCGACAGAGATGATAAAGAAGCTTCATAAGGATGTGTTGGATGCCCAAAAGAGGGTGGGGGACGTTacgagggagagagatttGTTCTCCAAATTGCTCGCAAAGGGTGAAGGCCTCCGATGGTCAATCTCCGCCTCTTCTGGTTATCCTGGCGCCCACGGTGCTCAACACGGTCGAGGGCCCTTGGATGAAGATACCGATACGTCGTCGAACCAGCAACTCGCTACTCTCCAAGCAGAGTTGGATGTCCTCAAAGAAAAAGCTCATggcgacttggaggaagccaggaaggagattaggaagaagatggaagaagcggcGAGGGCTGATGTCGAGAAGGCTAGGGCAGAGGCCAAAGTCGGGTTGCTTGAAG AACAAGCCAAGGCGCTTATCGAAGCTAGCCAACAGCAAAAGGCAGAGTTTGCGGGGCTTGAAACGCAGTTGAGGCAGTTGCAAGGTGCTGTTGCTCAGGCTTATAATGAGCAGCGAGCG GCACTCGAGCAAGTTTCGGCTCGACAAGCGGAATCTGATAGGTTGAGGAATGAAGCTGCTATGCTCCGTGCCGAGAAGGATCAGTGGAAG AGTGTCGAGGCTCGTTTGCAATCCGACTTTGCACAAGTACGAGGCGAACGCGTCAAGCTTCAGCAGTTGATTGACAACCTTAAGAATGTTGCGAACGAGGCTGAGAAGAGTAGGActgaggagagggaggggtTGGAGAAGCGAATCGAGGAGGTACAGCGTGAAGC GACGACTCTTCGCGAGCAAATTGAACAAGCTCGAGCTGCCACCCGCGAAGCCGAAAAGAAGTCTCATGATTTCGAATCCCGCCTCGAAGCTGCCACCACCTCTCTCCGGGCCGAAAAGGAGGCTGCCTCTGCCCTCGCTGCTACCCGCGCCGAAGAGCTCGCCAAAGTCCAAGCCGATTACGAGAAAGCCAAGACAGACTCTGAGAACAGGCTTCGTATTGGACTCAACTGGAAACGCCGCGTGGACACTCTGAACGAGCAGATTGGGCATACTGCCAAGACTCATTTGGAGGCGGTCAgtgagagggaaaagaaggtggaggaagcggagaagaaggtgaaagcagcagaagaggaggtgCAGAcgctgaagaggaaggtggaggagacgGAGGGAACAGTGCAGCGGTTGCAGACCGAGTTGGCGAACACTCAGAAGACCGAGGGACAGGCGCAGGGTCAAGCTCAGGCTGATAGCACCGCCTTG ACCGAGCTCCAAAACGAGAAAAACCAACTTGCCGAAAAACTCGCCCAAGCCGAAAAGGATCTCGAAACCCTCAAGGCCACCGCGGCACAAGAAGACAGAGAGCGAGACGAACGCTACGAGAACAATGTCGCTCGAGTGAACCGCGTAAATGCGCAGATGAAGGCGAGAATAGACACACTCATTCAGGAGAAACAAACTACCCAAACGAGTGTCGAGAGTCTGCAAGCCAAGGTTTCAGAATTGGAAGGGAAGCTTACTGAACTCGAGTCTGCAGCTGCAAACGTCAACGCCAATGCCGCTGCACCCGCCGATGCTGCTGTTGGTCTTGCTACCGAAGCCACCGCCGCAACGACAGCCGCCGCTGCTACTGGAGAAACAAAGCCTTCTCAAGAGCAGATCGATgaagctgtcaaggctgcGGTCGCCGCGCGAGAGGCAGAGCTTCAATCCAAATTCGCCAAGGACCTCGAAGAAGCTAccactgctgctgctaccgctgccgctgctgccgcctccaccttcgCACCCCAACTTACGACTGCCCCCGTGcctgctcctcctgcaCCTATCATAGACACTGAAGCTACCGCCAAGAAGACTGCCGAGCTTGAAGCGACTTTCGAAACTCGTGTCGCCGAGGCTGTCCAAGCCGAAAAGACGGcgttggaagaggaaatcAGGCAGCTCAAGGGGCAGGTTGAGGAACTCAAGAACAAGATCAAGGCGCTTGAGAGGCAAGTAAAAACGGCAGAGATTTCGAGAAAAACTTTGGAGAGACAGAAGACCGAAGTGGAAAAGAAGCTGGGAGAGGCTACGTCGGCTGCTGCGGCGACCGCTGTGAGTGCGGAGACGGCGGGAGCAACAGAGGAAgtgaagcaagaagagggatcGGCTCAAGGCGCGGCGGCGGCAAAGGTTACAGCGACGAGGggtcgaggaagaggaacagCGACCAGGGGACGAGGCGGAGCGACAGGACGACCGAACCCTGTATTGAGTG CTGTCAACGCTACTCTTGCCGCCGCTACACCACCAGCTACAGCCGAACCCAGTGGCACAAAGCGTCCTTTACCTGAAGACGGAGAGATTACTACCAGCGAGAACACACAGGCCGTAGCTGCTGGGAGCGCTTCACCTGCGGCAGGTTCTGGAgagaggggagggaggtTATTAAAGCGACCAAGAGGTGCGGCTGCAACAAGGGGAGGGCgcggaggacgaggaggggCAGGCGGCGGTGCTggaagtggtggaggtgctGGTGAGACGAGCTAA